The Megalobrama amblycephala isolate DHTTF-2021 linkage group LG13, ASM1881202v1, whole genome shotgun sequence genome contains a region encoding:
- the LOC125243616 gene encoding uncharacterized protein LOC125243616 isoform X2 gives MLQNKSVNYIISEPTGPGCIPEWTSANTVLVDEEGNIYHAVVLHAEPQRILTIDCQHNVTYHKECLELQVSLVVKCNYKCPNAPVANDTTLVKHPGTGRTHVVPFVVGGIAVLLGFVLITIIICNKYRHVSPSKMIVPTPERTFPARRNTYSHRCRNEGGDRPTCQCINELALQKGDML, from the exons ATGTTGCAGAACAAATCTGTTAATTATATCATCTCAGAGCCGACTGGTCCTGGCTGCATCCCCGAATGGACCTCTGCT AACACCGTGCTTGTTGATGAGGAGGGGAACATTTACCATGCAGTTGTTTTGCATGCTGAACCACAAAGGATTCTCACCATTGACTGTCAGCACAATGTCACATATCATAAGGAATGTTTGGAACTTCAG GTTTCTTTGGTGGTCAAATGCAACT ATAAGTGTCCCAATGCACCTGTAGCAAATG ATACAACCTTGGTGAAGCACCCAGGAACAGGCAGAACTCACGTTGTGCCGTTTGTTGTCGGTGGCATTGCTGTACTACTTGGCTTTGTTCTCATAACAATCATCATCTGTAACAAGTACAGACATGTAAG TCCATCAAAAATGATAGTTCCCACACCAGAAAGGACATTTCCAGCACGAAGAAACACTTACAGCCACAGGTGCAGAAATGAAGGCGGCGATAGGCCTACATGTCAATGCATAAATGAACTTGCCTTGCAGAAAGGAGACATGCTGTAA
- the LOC125243616 gene encoding uncharacterized protein LOC125243616 isoform X1, with the protein MTTTAVFFGALFLLKGIIASPNCTVSMLQNKSVNYIISEPTGPGCIPEWTSANTVLVDEEGNIYHAVVLHAEPQRILTIDCQHNVTYHKECLELQVSLVVKCNYKCPNAPVANDTTLVKHPGTGRTHVVPFVVGGIAVLLGFVLITIIICNKYRHVSPSKMIVPTPERTFPARRNTYSHRCRNEGGDRPTCQCINELALQKGDML; encoded by the exons ATGACAACGACAGCTGTCTTTTTTG GTGCTCTTTTCCTTCTAAAGGGAATTATTGCCAGTCCAAACTGCACTGTGTCAATGTTGCAGAACAAATCTGTTAATTATATCATCTCAGAGCCGACTGGTCCTGGCTGCATCCCCGAATGGACCTCTGCT AACACCGTGCTTGTTGATGAGGAGGGGAACATTTACCATGCAGTTGTTTTGCATGCTGAACCACAAAGGATTCTCACCATTGACTGTCAGCACAATGTCACATATCATAAGGAATGTTTGGAACTTCAG GTTTCTTTGGTGGTCAAATGCAACT ATAAGTGTCCCAATGCACCTGTAGCAAATG ATACAACCTTGGTGAAGCACCCAGGAACAGGCAGAACTCACGTTGTGCCGTTTGTTGTCGGTGGCATTGCTGTACTACTTGGCTTTGTTCTCATAACAATCATCATCTGTAACAAGTACAGACATGTAAG TCCATCAAAAATGATAGTTCCCACACCAGAAAGGACATTTCCAGCACGAAGAAACACTTACAGCCACAGGTGCAGAAATGAAGGCGGCGATAGGCCTACATGTCAATGCATAAATGAACTTGCCTTGCAGAAAGGAGACATGCTGTAA